The genomic DNA ACTTTCTAGTAGTCTCCTATAATTTATATcttgaaaagaaatgtaaaacaataaaataaattccGTATTATAAATCGGTTAACACAATATGGTGTTATGATACAACAGTTCATCACATACAACGAAAATGCATATAGTTGATAATTAATCGTTCatgaattattattataatatcagCACTTTCCAAACTGTTTTAATACCATACATATGCCTTAAGTTGCGGCGAAATCTCAATATGTGGAAAACAATTATACAGTACTCTTTCTAATTGCACAATGCAAGTACTAGTGCTCTGCCTGATATAGAAAGCCCCGTGTTGGGTAAAATACTTCAAGACGCCGTTTAGATTAGCCTTTCAAGTACGATATAGATATTATATggagaaaatgttaaaaagtacgaCTAGAGGCCAAAGTTGTGTACGAATGACTTGTGTGCTTTAAATACAGAGACATTACTGGTTGTTGATAATGTTCGGACGACTTCAAGTCAAAGTGTAGTACACTGATAAatgatacaataaaaacaaattataaatgTCGATTGAGGGAATGAGGAGGGTTAAAAGAAGAAACGACTAGGAAAACCAAACAAATCTACATATCGGGATACTATTTTTAAGTATTTGAAGATGGTTTGAGGGCAATAAACCCAGCAAAGTTCATAGACGAATCCAGAAGGACATTTGTACTTTAAATTTGATGATCCCAAATTTCGGATGACTAAAGAAATGGATTGAACAAAAGCAGGTACAGCGTTACTAATCAAACAAATCTAACTTTTCTGTACAACATTAGGTATTTGCCACCGTGCACTTCACACAGTTTATCGAATAGATGTGCAATTGAATCATTGTTTAAAAGGCAGACGCAACTTGTTTATTTACAAAGAAACAGAACACTACATAAATGTTTCTGTGCACTTTACAGACGGAACAACTGACTTGTATTAATCGGAAAATGTAACGGGGAACTATTAGGCTCTTGACCTATCACAGTTTTACGAAACATATTATCACATCTTTCTATTAGGTACTGACTAAACGTCTAGCTAAAAAGGTCTCGATAGACGTTCTTCGTTGATTTTCAACAAGTGCTTGATTGAAATTCGTATATAAAGTTCCACTACTTTAAAAATCGATGTGTGTGAGTATTACTATGTTAAAGTTAATGCATTTTATTTACAGGGTCAAGATAAACTATGAACACTCTAAATGTTTTCAATGGCCAGATGAAAATAAACTACTTCTTACTCACTTGTTTCCTTGTCAATATTTACGTAAATGATGCTTAAAACTCACTGAATCCATCCAAGCATGATCTTTCAAAATTATGGATGAGTTATTAACAATGTTTGCCTGGTTACTGTTGACCTATAATTGTTTCGAAGACAATGCATGGTTATAAAAAGTGTCGTAAATTCCTAATCGTGAACAGAGATggtaaatatatcaacattaATAAAGCTTACGTTTTGCGCAGAATCAATATTCTAAACAAAATTATCTTCATATATCATTATATtacaaacattattttaaaatCGTGGCCTACTTGGCGATACCATATAAACAAAGGCATTCGTTTTCTTTTGATTATAATTTAATAACATAATACTAATGGGATAATGTGTACCTGTGACGATATATCGAGGTTAATTTTTGTCACTGACGCATCGTGATAGTTTAAGGAAAGCAACTCTGCTGTAcacaaatattttgcaattcaGCCCTATTATGTCAAATATATGTAGTCTGGTTACAATTCAGTGTGTTTGAAGTTGCCTACACTTATTAGGCGTATCTTTCTTCCTCGACATCTACGTAAAGTGGGTCGGATTTCACAGGAGCACTTGGCATACCCTGTGCATCGTAAGTATCGTACGATAAATTGACTGTGCCAGAGTTCTTCCTGTTAAATTGCCCTGAGGTTTCGGCAGGTTTCCGTCGATTCCAAAAAGCACCCGTCCTAGCCCTTCTGATGATCACGAAAGCCACTATCAGCAGCAAAACAGTCCCAACCACGGCTGAAGTAATTATGGCGACGTTCTTGTATGAAAAAGATTCTGTCGACAAAAATTATATTAATAGGTTTTCTGGTTATGTGACAAGGCGAAAATGCATATAAATATTTTAACCATATTGGTATATTTAAAATTCATCATGTTCGGTAACATTGCTTGTATAGCAGCATTTACAGATACCTAATTAGCAAGTTTTAAGTCGACGCAGAAATTTTCGTTGTTAACATTATCAGACGTGATTTGCAGTGATCCGTGTGCTTTCATATTTAAATTCGTTATCTTTGTGCTTTGGAGAGCAAACTGCCCTCCCCCGTAAAGATCTTGAGATGGTAAGTACACTTTTAATGCATCGAATAATATTAGCAAAATGCGACACTTACCGGCCGAAGGTGGCGCAAAGGCATCAACACATTTTCCATCGGCCTGCCATATGCAACTGATGAAAGCTTGACATTCACttaatgtaaaaatgtgaaatattttgttacTTAAACGATGTTCAATGGCCACGACATAACGGGTGTCTGACTAAGCAGAAGACAGAGGGGAATTATTGCACTGGGGAAAAACGTGAGTGAAAGACAAAAGCATGCAGCCAATGGATGTGTTAGACTAACATCTAAATAACAGCATTGCGATCACGTCATTATATAACTTTGCTTACTTCGGAGATGTCTTTCCACTGCAAtctgtcacgtgacattttttcaatcCGTCATACGCATCAGGTTCTTCTATGATTGGTGAGAGTGAAGGGCTCTCTGGAGTGCATGGTGGGTCATCATCactacaacaaaataaaaaggaaatacGTAAATGTTGCCAGTCATCGTGCTGGTTTTCCTGTTCTGAGTATTTCGAAGTGGAGTTCAAACCTCAGAAATTTACGATAATATACAATACTAATAGCATGACACATGCTACAACTGTTCAGTTAATTGAAAGTGAATGAATACCTCAGCGGTATTATCAAGTTTTACTTATGTGTGCAGTAATAAGTATAAAGAAATGCCAACCTTGTAAAAGTAAACTTATCGTTACAGTAATGGTAGTCAGCTTGTGATAGACAGGGACACTCACAGGCATCGATGTCAGTGGTGTGACAGTTTCTCTGTGGAGACAGGATAACAAAAGTATTATTGACCGTCAGTTGTACACCTGCATGTCCTTGGTTACTCTTCAAATCTTATTTAAATCTCATGCAGTTTTCGACGCTTGGATATTTGGTAAGAACAAGTTGTCGGGTATGTTTTGCTTCGACAAACAAACTGACAGGCTAAATGCAGGCTTCTGATTAAGAATTGTTCTCTTCGGCAAAGCTTTATAAtctaatgataaaatattatgaGACTACAATCTCGATCGTCAATATATAAGATTGATTGCTATACCATCAGACAAATAATTCAtaagtaatttttgtttatgtCGAAGAGTATTTTATCAGTGTTCAGCTGGTCTCGCGCCAGCCATGTTTTAATGCTTTAGGCGTACAAGAGAACAATTAATGTTACTCGTGCACTTCGTGATTACAGACATACATAGTAACATGGGCATATCACATCGTCTCGGCAACGTGACGAGCTACCAGAGATATCAATAATTCCGAGGAACGCATTGGTTTCTGGGATATGCGTCAGCTGATAACGTTTACACACATCTTCATTGGTCATTTTGTTCACGCTATTTGACCATGCAGACGACTGTGCCTGGAAACAAAGGAAACAAACATATTTATAATGAACGCGAGTACCTATCGTAGGTAAGTCAgcattttttaacaaaagttgCACTGATGATATAGGTAAGtcaacattgttttcaataaagttgCATTGATGATTTTTAAGTGGTATAACAACATATCAATTGCTTAAAAGCTTAAAAATGATAACCATGTCGACAAAAGAGACAGTGACAAACATCAAACGATTCGAACTGTAACAAAATGATCGACAAACACAAGATTGCGCCATCGATCAACGGATCAACAGCTGCACTTGTTAATTGTTAAATGTTCACTCAAGTCCgattaaaatgagaaaatccTGTTAAGTGCCTAACTATAACATACCGTGTAATACTTTTGATCtttcattttctgaaagttGACACACATTTCTTTTGTCAACAATCCTTCCATCATGAGATCTTTAGCGACACTTGGTTCTTTCTTGGTGATGTGGAGTGCTTCAATATCAAAATCCCCATCAGAATTCAAGAAGTCTTTGTGGACCACAAGATAACCACTAATGTCCATTACGAAGCACCTGATATGACAAACGATCGTAGCTATAAAAATGTTTATAGCTTGGGCGTAAAGTTTACGCACTTATGCGTCTGTGAAAATAAGTCATGAGATAATAAGACCACATCCACAGATAACGAACATGGATTCCCGCAGTCTATCAAACATGTCAAGACTACTCGGGCACGAGGAACTTTTGACACTTTGCAATGGCCTACCTGACTGATAAAAGATCGGGACCTAGTTTGCTTACTACTTAGAACGCAGGAAAAAGTTAATGAAATATTGACAAACTTACGTGTATCTAGCTTCATTGCACGCCTGATATTTCCGTCCGAGcaaattgtaaaaatatgcCAGTGTGAAATCCATACCCATGACagctatgacgtcatcgactGTGGAAGAAACTTGTGTGACGTCATCAGATGTGGTAGATTCTTCTGTGTTGGTGGTCCTTCAGGTGTTGAAAAACAGCATGATGAGAGGTGAATGCCATTTCAAAAGTGACTGTCTTTTGTAGTAATTTGTGCCATTATTCATAACGCTCTGCTTGTaacatcgagcactgtaatttccgtATACTTCGATCCCAATAAAAGTTCAAGATTTTGAACGAACTACAGAGCAATGGaatatatttaatttaaatgaCTTTCCGAATGTTAGATCAAAAACACTGTACAAACATAAAGGTCAAAGACGGTCTCCACAGCTATTCCGTAGTAAGCCCTACCATTGGCAGAACGAACTCAAAGAATATAAAATGTTTCTGTCTGAATAATGTATATGAAAGCTTACGTTTTAGAAAACCAAATATGGGATGCTCATTGATTTTTCTCAATAAAAAGGAACCTGATGTTTCCTTAAAAGATTTGAAACACAGGTATTTACAGTAAGCTTGAATTCAAAGTTAGTTTCATTGAATTATCTTCTCTGATGCAAATATTTGCTTATTGTTCGCAAGTATTTACGAAAAATTCTGTCTTTCGTTCGTTTGGTAATGCAAGAGTATCATAGATATACTAACCTATGAACTAGTGCCTTGCTGAGAGTAATGACGTAGCCGACTCCACTTGCAGCTGCGTAGGGCGCCGAAAGGGTCAACATACCCGGGTTGACTTTTGATCTGGCGTACCTGCAATGACAATTGAAAGTCTCAGTGACATACATAAAGGTATCAGAAAGattctgtgtacatgttttccATCAAATATATCATGCCACCAGTTTTATTAATCACCATCTgcaaaatgtatattttcaagaattgaaCGTCCGACACTCAAAGTTTGAAGGCTCGCCACTGATAAGCCTGTAAATAAATAAGAGCGTGCATAATCcgaataaatttgttttaaagTAAGCATAATTCTTTATCTAGCATGTTAAAAGTATCAATATAAACTGAATAATTTATCTGCTCACCAAGGTCGCACGGTGGGATCGTACAAGTTATTCAAACGAACGCCAGGAAATTCACGGAACACGCCGTTTTCCGTGCCAATATAACGGAACACTGTGTAGTCTTCGTACCCAGTGTCATCCTTTTGCCAGAGTTCGTCGACCTTTGCAGTTGCTCTCACCATTGCTTTGATGTCATATGGATCCTGTTGAACAAGTCATTTTACTGTTTACGTCACCGTGCCCTTAGGCAAACAACTAATTGCATTCATTACgtcaaaacatttaatcgcTATAAGAGTTACTTAAAGGTAGCACAGTTTATATGGTGTCAAATTTTCGTATACTCGAGTACGTTAAGGCGAGGCTCGAGAAATTtcttatgaatatgcaaatttgcactaataaatattcatgtttccCTGAGCGCGCGCGCTCAGCTTGATTCAACCGGGTCGCGGACGTGTATGGTGTGCGAGTACTCGCGAGTGTAGCCTTCGAGGCTTCAGCTCATGTGGGCAAAAGACCCAAACGGGAGATTTGGAACGGCTATTTATGTCAGCCAACTTCACCGTTTCGGTCTTTGGCATATCAAGAGCATATCGAAATGAACGCAGTTTGACGAAGGATATTGTGGCTACGCCATCATGGTTGCCGCCCGGGGTTGCCGCCATCAGCACATGTTGATCCCTGATGTGGCCCACCACTTGTTTTCGCCATCATTCATCAAGGACAGACAGGAGTGTTTTGCAACTACTGGTTGTCACTACTCACGATATGTACCAAAAAAATGTCAGAAACAAAAGCGAGGTTGAGTATTTTATCGATCTCCAGAACTGCTCTCGCACCGACGCGTCGCGATCGCTGAATGCGTACGGTGCTGAAATGGACGCGACCGCCTCGTTACTAGGATACAGTCAGCTGTCTCTACCCATAAAGCATTGTATGTGGTCCCTGGATGGGCTTCCCCAGGGGCCTGCATAGGGATTCCCCGGGCCGGCTAGAGTCCAAAATTACGAcaagaaaattgccaaaatccAGCTGCTaaacttgttatttttttacatcgcTGATTTGAATATATATTGACATGTTTGTCATTATCATGCTGGCAATTCTTTATCCCAGAAAGCAAGTGCAGGCACAGTTTGACCCCAATTACGCTCGTACTGGAGGTCGTCCGTCAAGGGTCAGCTGATATTTTGTGGCGAGTCATTAATACGGGGGCGAAATTTCTTACAGTATAGGTCGCACTAGTGATGGAAAGTGAGGTCAACGCGGACAGTGTGGTTATTTACAGGATATGGGGGAGTCTACCGGCTGGATTCTGTGCTCGAACAGACCATACCATTTTCGAACCAAAAATACCGTTAtttagtgaaataaattattatttccGGGATTTTATCAACATAATACTATTTTGCGGAGtcgtttttttataaaatacatatacaaagtttgactaatACGGAAGGATGTGCCGATTTAGCCAGTAAAACCGAAACGCACTCGtcgatagagggcgcccttgcGGGAGCCGTGCCTTAACATACTCGAGTAGCAAAGAATTCAATTCATAAATCATTGATTAAAGCCTTTTGACACATGAAAAATTATTGAGTAAAACCTATCATGtcatttatttaatatgtaattaTGTTTTTTCCGTTAAAATTCGTTAGTATATAAGTAAATACTGCACACAATCGAGTttttaaaatgatcaaaatctCCATCTAAACAAATCGTATCTGACCTTAAAATGTTGGTTCGGAACATTGCCACTTGCATCATTGATGAAGTCCGCATATGATTGAACTGTGTCGGCGTCTTCTTCGGATTCAAGGTAGTTCAACGGATCCGAAAACACATTTGGAGCAAATTTTACGACAGACTTGGCTTTAAGAGAAATATTAGAGTAAGCCTTGATAACATCTGCTATCAAGGAACTAAAAAACCCAGTGACAGCTAAAAATTCTAATCAATATACGTTTTCTACATCGTAGTTACATCACAGCGAATGATATATACAGTTTTGCGTTACCTCTGTTATCTATGAATTACATATACACTTCCTAAGTTAATAATGAAAGttatatttaatttaatttataccTTTACAGCAACCAGGAGATGTTACAGTAATTGAAAAAGGCCGCGACGAGTGTAAAAATACTGTATCGAATGCTCTGATATTATAACTAAGATTATGTCTCCATGGTAACATTGTAACCGCCGTTAATTAATAAAGCACGTTTTCTACCGCGTACACTGCTGCATTCTctataatgtaaaataatgtaaCATACCTGTTGTTGCATGTCTGTTGAAGTGCCTACACGAAGATGAAGGTTGTACGAGGTCAATCCTGTGGTATAAGAAGTCTTCGCCTGAAATTTCACAGAGAATTATCCAgtaaatacttgaaaccgggaTTGTTGCAttcatttgcagatcaaatttgggaaattaaatatttctccCTTATCTATTAATTTATATCTTCATAAACTTCATGATATGgacaaatttaaatgtaataATACTATTTATGTCTCAtatttgacaacacatttaaTACCCTCGCTTCCCCTTCTCAGTCTTTCTTACGATGCTTTCTTGTAACCCTCTAAGAATTCAAATTCATTCCTATAAGGTTGAGGAAACCCATTTTTATAAGAGATCACATGGTCCTATCATGATGATGTGCATAACTACAAGATGTCATAATTGACACGATTCCGAAAGAGCCATGATAATAAATTGCTTTTCTTTACCTGATGTTGGCAGTCGTTCAAGAGAAAGCTGGTAGTCATCTACAGCAATGACGAAGCATACAACGTATGGAGATCCACTGACCTTAAATAAAGGGGAACGGGGAAGTAAAGTTTTCGTCATACCGTCGTTCTAATGCACAGATGCATCATACACAACCACCGAAATAGGTGACAGTGCTGAGACACGCCGATATATGATTCATCAACAAACAAATTTGCTCTCAGGAAGattgtttgaaaatataacattcataaatgtaataatctccacaaatgtaacatcaaccatagAGGGCactcataaatgtaatactacccataa from Ptychodera flava strain L36383 chromosome 12, AS_Pfla_20210202, whole genome shotgun sequence includes the following:
- the LOC139144717 gene encoding VWFA and cache domain-containing protein 1-like gives rise to the protein MVCGGCYPRTKGLVIVIDKSGSMNERYGGKTLMQVAIDAAITVLDTTNPVDKIGVVAFSDEAQTLSGSPRDDEDDYLNCFSDQLAQATPINIDHLRDFISSLQYGGGTEYIQALEAAFDLLLASVDNEDGIERDQVILFLTDGEPEEDLKTIMEFVKTRNEEMQNRVVILTIGLGNADGLDFLDDLAKQNFAKYGLEDANSTIGENIEKGHYTQVTDYGFLRNIMARYYNFFSRTTAASDEPIFSVPYIDGLGLGLMTTAMLPIKQGGELKGVVSIDITLDDLLGDISYFKEGERTYSFLYEVDSKAAGRTLLHPLLPAPVNIEDDPVYVHVTTLERDDDFVNLVLHNSSRQDSGEATFMSKRTLPRGNSITEGVLTRSVNSTYHWRKVSGSPYVVCFVIAVDDYQLSLERLPTSGEDFLYHRIDLVQPSSSCRHFNRHATTAKSVVKFAPNVFSDPLNYLESEEDADTVQSYADFINDASGNVPNQHFKDPYDIKAMVRATAKVDELWQKDDTGYEDYTVFRYIGTENGVFREFPGVRLNNLYDPTVRPWYARSKVNPGMLTLSAPYAAASGVGYVITLSKALVHRTTNTEESTTSDDVTQVSSTVDDVIAVMGMDFTLAYFYNLLGRKYQACNEARYTCFVMDISGYLVVHKDFLNSDGDFDIEALHITKKEPSVAKDLMMEGLLTKEMCVNFQKMKDQKYYTAQSSAWSNSVNKMTNEDVCKRYQLTHIPETNAFLGIIDISGSSSRCRDDVICPCYYRNCHTTDIDACECPCLSQADYHYCNDKFTFTSDDDPPCTPESPSLSPIIEEPDAYDGLKKCHVTDCSGKTSPNECQAFISCIWQADGKCVDAFAPPSAESFSYKNVAIITSAVVGTVLLLIVAFVIIRRARTGAFWNRRKPAETSGQFNRKNSGTVNLSYDTYDAQGMPSAPVKSDPLYVDVEEERYA